The proteins below are encoded in one region of Brachyspira intermedia PWS/A:
- the dcm gene encoding DNA cytosine methyltransferase — protein MCRFIDLFAGVGGFHLAFNSEYCVFASEIDKYASETYKLNFPDTRLEGDITKIDEKDVPEHDILCAGFPCQPFSVAGYRKGFEDVRGTLFFDIARIIKYHRPKAVLLENVKNLENHDNGNTLKTIINVLQDLNYYVCYKILNSAEYSNIPQNRERIFIVAFNKDTVLNYSYFKFPEPVELTNTIHDFIDQEKQDDVFYYNNTKYYEIFNEGMLNKNTVYQWRRHYIRENKSNLCPTLTANMGEGGHNVPIIRDDYGIRKLTPRECFNFQGYPKNFKLPNQSNSKLYKQAGNSIVYPLVKKIADNILKVINNINMSEETNAEFF, from the coding sequence ATGTGCAGATTTATTGATTTATTTGCAGGAGTAGGAGGTTTTCATTTAGCCTTTAATTCTGAATATTGTGTTTTTGCCAGTGAGATAGATAAATACGCAAGTGAAACATATAAATTAAATTTTCCTGATACAAGGTTAGAAGGGGATATTACAAAAATAGATGAAAAAGATGTTCCGGAACATGATATTCTTTGTGCCGGTTTTCCTTGTCAGCCTTTTTCTGTAGCAGGTTATAGAAAAGGGTTTGAAGATGTAAGAGGTACTTTGTTTTTTGATATTGCCAGAATAATTAAATATCATAGACCTAAAGCAGTATTATTGGAAAATGTTAAAAATCTTGAAAATCATGATAATGGTAATACTCTTAAAACAATAATAAATGTATTGCAAGATTTAAATTATTATGTATGCTATAAAATTTTAAATTCTGCTGAATATTCAAATATTCCTCAAAATAGGGAAAGAATCTTTATTGTAGCTTTTAATAAAGATACAGTATTAAATTATTCTTATTTTAAATTTCCTGAACCTGTAGAATTAACTAATACTATTCATGATTTTATAGATCAAGAAAAACAAGATGATGTTTTTTATTATAATAATACTAAGTACTATGAAATTTTTAATGAAGGAATGCTTAATAAAAATACCGTTTATCAGTGGAGAAGACATTATATAAGAGAAAATAAATCTAATTTATGTCCAACTTTGACAGCTAATATGGGAGAGGGGGGGCATAATGTTCCTATAATACGCGATGATTATGGTATAAGAAAATTGACGCCAAGAGAATGCTTTAATTTTCAAGGATATCCTAAAAATTTTAAACTTCCAAATCAATCAAATTCTAAATTATATAAACAAGCTGGTAATTCTATTGTTTATCCTTTAGTAAAAAAGATAGCAGATAATATTCTTAAAGTTATAAATAATATCAATATGTCTGAGGAAACAAATGCTGAATTTTTTTGA